In Bacillus weihaiensis, the genomic stretch TTATTTTGGTTACAACAAAAATCCAAAATAATCATTCCTTTCTAGTAATATTTTCTTTTCAATATAGGTTATGATAGAAAATAATTCTTGTATAGTTGATTTCCTTAATTTAGAAAAAAATGGTGTTGTGTACGTACTAACGTTGGTTAAAAGGAACACTACGGGATATTCTATTTTACTAGGATAATTTCTCTGTGTTTTTTGCAATGTGCTTAGCATATAGAATCTTTTGTCTAGCAACCTCTAGTTCTAATGAGAAAAGAGGTGGTGTACCAGGTCGCCAATTTACTTCATATATCCAGATCTTTTTAGTAGCATCTAGTGCAATATCAATACCTAATTCATCTAGGGGATAGGAATATAATGTATCGAAGTGTTCAGAGAACATGAGAGAAAATCGTTCTAAATAACGTTTAACATTATAATAGTCCTCTTGAAACTCTTGTTTTAGAAAATCAATAATATCCATTGTTGTACCGCCTTGATGAAGGTTTGCGATAAAACTACTATCAGAAATCGTTGGAAAGATCGTGGTTAATTCCCATCTTCCATTTTTACCTTTTTGTGCATGTAGTCTGATGCTATAGGTTGAGTTATTTTTCGTATAGGATTGGATAAAAGGCTGACAAAGATAGTGTCTTTTTTGGATTATTTTCTTAATGAATTGGGGGAACAATGAATGTGGTAGTTTATATTTTTTTTTACCATCAAAAATGAAAAAGGTTGTGTCTAGTTTCTTAATAAAAAATATGTCTCTACCCCTACTTCCATCTATAGGTTTTAAGACAATTTTTGACGTGTGAGATAAAAGAGAGAAAATAGATTTATGACTTTTAACATGAACCGTAGGAATTAAGTAATCTGAAAAAACCTTTCCATCTTCGATTTTTTGATAAACTTCCATCTTGTTACCAATTGGATAGCTAGTAAAAGGGATATAATCCTCCAATTTTCTGATAATTTTTCTTTGCTTTTCTGTTTTTGGAGAGCTTGCATTATAAATAACATCAGGAAAAGGGAAAGTCTTTTCACACCATTCCCCATCTTCATAAATCCAGCCTCGTATCACTTTCTTATTAAAGTCTACTTGGCTTGGCGAAAAAAAATAAAACAATACATCCTCTAATTTAGCTACTGCAGCGAAAGCATAAGCTTTAAAAACAGTAGTAGGATGCTTACGATGTGAGAGCATTCCAACACTAATCATTGTGATCGACACCTCGCTCCTTATCTTGGGCTATATGGAATTCTATTTCTTGTGATGCCTCTAAGGCTCTAGCTTTTGCTTCGGTTAGCGAGCCGCCTGTAGCCAAAACATAGCCACATCTATCTCCCATTGAGAGAGGCGATCCCATTTTTGCCCCTTTACGAGGCTTTATATAGACCCTTTCAACTCCTGGTAGTGATAATGCGCGGTTTTTGCCCGTTACTTTCTCAAGGACACCCGTTGTATGTGTAATTAGATAACGTGCATATGCGTATTGATTTTTTGTTTTTACCATATTTACTCTTTCCCCTACATGGAGATTGACAATTTCCCTTGCTAGATTAATGCCAGATCCGGCTTCAATAAGTGAATTCATTACTCCACCAGATATTCTAGGATTCATTTCGATTAACTTTAATTGATCATCGCTATATTTGAGTTCAATATGAAATGAACCATTATCCATATTAAACTCATCAACAATTGATGAAACAAGCTGATGGAGCTTGTTATAGAGGATTTCGCTTATTTCTGGTAACAACCCATATCCAATAACAATGAATCGCTCCTTTTCTAATAACGTTTGTTCGACAAATGCAACAATTGTATAGCTACCATTATGAACAAGTATTTCAGCTAAGTATTGTTGTCCCTTTAAGTACTCCTCGATTAATACAGGGACTTCTGGATATTTAGAAATAAGTAAACGCATTGCTTTTTTAAATTCTGATGGGGTTTTAACATATATTACATCTTTAGATCCTGTAGAAAGAGGAGACTTAACCATAAGAGGTAATTTATTTTTATTCTCCTTAATAAAAAGCTTGAGATCTTCTGAATGTTGATTGTACACAGAAAAGAAAGGAGTAAAATTATAATGCTTAAGAGCTTTTCTTGTTTGAATTTTGTTTAACATTTTACAAATAAATTCACTATTCATGTTTGAATCACAATATAGCTTTGTTAATTGAGCGGCTCTGTATACATACTGATCAATAAAACTGATGATGGCTTTCAATTTTTTTGATTGAGTCGAAAGAAAGGTCAGCTTTTCTTTTATTTTTTCAACTGATAAGTCTTCAATAAAATACATTTCATGTACATCAGGAAATTCTTCTCGTTGGCTCAAGAATTTCTGTTTTGCTGTGAGTAAAATAGTGAAATATCCCATAGCTTCCGCTGCTTTTATAGCTTCTCTACTTGAGCCTGATTTATTAGTTTCGATAAAAACTATACTTAACATACATTCAACCCCTGATAAGGTATTTTCTTGGTATCGATTTGTACCACCTGATAAAGCTAAAAAAGATCGTATATCTTTTTAGAACTCGAACCGTACTGTTATGGCGTCACCAATGATCTATCTTTTTTATACTATGGAAGCTTTTGGTTTTTGAGATAGTCCATTATCATTGATTGAACAAATGATGAAGAGGACCAGAATGAGGTTGTTGGAAAAGGTTTCTCTGAATGACTTTTAGGCTCAAGGTGAACTCTATAAATGTTCGGAGAGGTGGAGATGACTTTGCGAACATTTTCAAAGCTTAACGGACTACCTGTTTATTGTAGCAGTTCGGCAAAATTGATTGGACACATTTCAAATATGTGTGTATCATCCCAGGGCTCAATCATCGGACTTGTCATGGAAGGTAAGGGGTTTTTTCAACGAGATCGATTTTTACCAATTGAATTCATTGATTCAATTGGAGAAAATGGTGTAATGATTGAGCAAGTTGAAAAACTAACTTCCGTTCATGACCTTAAGAAAAAATATTCGTATAACACATACCAGGATTTAATCCATAAGTCAGTCCTATCTAAAGAAGGGGATAAGCTTGGTTTGTTGGAAGACGTATATTTTTCAGAACAAATGGGCACAATTGAGGCATACGAGTTGACGGACGGATTTTTTGCGGATCTTACAGAAGGTAAAAAAGTAATCAGACCAAGTAGTGAGTCACTGATTATTAGCAAGGATGCGATCGTCATTGAATTATAAGAAGATAAGAAGAGGTGTGCCCGTTTGTTATCATGTCCGAATTGTAAAAGTAAAGACCTAGGGAAGATCGGTGTAAATCAATATTATTGTTGGAGCTGCTTTATTGAACTTTCTGTTAATAAAGGGAAAATTTTAACACATCAAGTTGAGGAAGATGGGACACTTAGTTCACTTGATGATTTGTTTTCTGATGATGAACGATCCATAATCATGTAAAGGGGAGATTGTCTTGAACCGAACAGTAACCTCAATTGTTTCTTTAGGAATAGGTGCAGCAGCATATCATCTTGCAAGAAATACAAACATGACATCTAATCGTTCGATGAAAAAAATGAGAAAACGAGTAATGAAAATGTTTTAAAAGAAAGAGAGCCGGATAAGGATCTGGCTCTCTTTTTAGTGTGCATGTTTTGCAATTAAC encodes the following:
- a CDS encoding YrzQ family protein — translated: MNRTVTSIVSLGIGAAAYHLARNTNMTSNRSMKKMRKRVMKMF
- a CDS encoding YheC/YheD family protein: MISVGMLSHRKHPTTVFKAYAFAAVAKLEDVLFYFFSPSQVDFNKKVIRGWIYEDGEWCEKTFPFPDVIYNASSPKTEKQRKIIRKLEDYIPFTSYPIGNKMEVYQKIEDGKVFSDYLIPTVHVKSHKSIFSLLSHTSKIVLKPIDGSRGRDIFFIKKLDTTFFIFDGKKKYKLPHSLFPQFIKKIIQKRHYLCQPFIQSYTKNNSTYSIRLHAQKGKNGRWELTTIFPTISDSSFIANLHQGGTTMDIIDFLKQEFQEDYYNVKRYLERFSLMFSEHFDTLYSYPLDELGIDIALDATKKIWIYEVNWRPGTPPLFSLELEVARQKILYAKHIAKNTEKLS
- a CDS encoding ATP-grasp domain-containing protein, with amino-acid sequence MLSIVFIETNKSGSSREAIKAAEAMGYFTILLTAKQKFLSQREEFPDVHEMYFIEDLSVEKIKEKLTFLSTQSKKLKAIISFIDQYVYRAAQLTKLYCDSNMNSEFICKMLNKIQTRKALKHYNFTPFFSVYNQHSEDLKLFIKENKNKLPLMVKSPLSTGSKDVIYVKTPSEFKKAMRLLISKYPEVPVLIEEYLKGQQYLAEILVHNGSYTIVAFVEQTLLEKERFIVIGYGLLPEISEILYNKLHQLVSSIVDEFNMDNGSFHIELKYSDDQLKLIEMNPRISGGVMNSLIEAGSGINLAREIVNLHVGERVNMVKTKNQYAYARYLITHTTGVLEKVTGKNRALSLPGVERVYIKPRKGAKMGSPLSMGDRCGYVLATGGSLTEAKARALEASQEIEFHIAQDKERGVDHND
- a CDS encoding PRC-barrel domain-containing protein translates to MRTFSKLNGLPVYCSSSAKLIGHISNMCVSSQGSIIGLVMEGKGFFQRDRFLPIEFIDSIGENGVMIEQVEKLTSVHDLKKKYSYNTYQDLIHKSVLSKEGDKLGLLEDVYFSEQMGTIEAYELTDGFFADLTEGKKVIRPSSESLIISKDAIVIEL